Proteins from one Triticum aestivum cultivar Chinese Spring chromosome 7A, IWGSC CS RefSeq v2.1, whole genome shotgun sequence genomic window:
- the LOC123150966 gene encoding protein WHAT'S THIS FACTOR 1 homolog, chloroplastic, which translates to MARWSSPKDPALEAALRRNRRWIVNNQIKRLLLRFPSRSAPVRLLQSRFKTLDLLGRAANWLRKYPSCFELFTGEGPAGSGGELCFGFTKRMAELVDAEEAAVTASEPAMADRLARVLMLTRGRRLPVSKLAALRGPLGLPDDYLLRILPAHTDLFRLANPYPHRRNAAELELLRWVPSRTVSAIEAAASASNSLPRFTCSLPSSWAKSHDKMEDFNATPYISPYSEDGAVPGTDAQAEKRAVAVVHELLSLTLWKKISVMKLEHFRWEFGLPEDTARMLLRHSCLFYVSNRYKIHTAVLREGYEGSELRVKDRVVAAKDRLGELMQEGLHEFNQRRRAVNLEKKRRKGEVDVKKEEEELEDEAGALLDSAEKREERRRFYKVLFGDDNR; encoded by the coding sequence ATGGCGCGGTGGTCGTCTCCGAAGGACCCGGCTCTGGAGGCGGCCCTCCGCCGCAACCGGCGCTGGATCGTGAACAACCAGATCAAGCGTCTCCTCCTCCGCTTCCCGTCCCGCTCCGCCCCCGTCCGCCTCCTCCAGTCCCGCTTCAAGACGCTCGACCTCCTCGGCCGCGCCGCCAACTGGCTCCGCAAGTATCCCTCCTGCTTCGAGCTCTTCACCGGCGAAGGCCCGGCCGGGAGCGGCGGGGAGCTCTGCTTCGGCTTCACCAAGCGGATGGCGGAGCTCGTCGACGCCGAGGAGGCCGCCGTCACCGCGTCCGAGCCGGCCATGGCCGACCGCCTCGCGCGCGTCCTCATGCTCACCCGCGGGCGCCGCCTCCCCGTCTCCAAGCTCGCCGCGCTGCGCGGCCCGCTCGGCCTCCCCGACGACTACCTTCTCCGCATCCTCCCCGCCCACACCGATCTCTTCCGCCTCGCCAACCCGTACCCTCACCGCCGCAATGCCGCAGAGCTGGAGCTGCTCCGGTGGGTCCCTTCCCGCACGGTCTCTGCCATCGAGGCCGCTGCCTCGGCGAGCAACTCCCTCCCGCGGTTCACCTGCTCGTTGCCGTCCTCTTGGGCCAAGTCCCACGACAAGATGGAGGACTTCAACGCCACACCCTACATTTCGCCCTACTCGGAGGACGGGGCAGTGCCTGGCACAGACGCACAGGCTGAGAAGCGTGCCGTGGCTGTGGTTCACGAGCTTCTTTCGCTCACCTTGTGGAAGAAGATTTCGGTTATGAAGCTAGAGCACTTCAGATGGGAGTTTGGGCTGCCAGAAGACACAGCTAGGATGCTGCTCCGGCATTCTTGCCTCTTCTATGTGTCGAATCGGTATAAGATTCACACGGCGGTGCTCCGTGAGGGTTACGAGGGGTCTGAGCTGAGGGTGAAGGATCGAGTGGTGGCAGCAAAGGATAGACTCGGGGAACTGATGCAGGAGGGTCTGCACGAATTTAATCAGCGTCGACGTGCTGTGAAtttggagaagaagaggaggaaaggTGAAGTTGATGtgaagaaggaagaagaggagCTCGAAGATGAGGCAGGGGCACTGTTGGATAGTGCGGAGAAGAGGGAGGAAAGACGGAGGTTTTACAAGGTGTTGTTTGGTGATGATAACCGGTGA